In Candidatus Neomarinimicrobiota bacterium, the genomic stretch ATCGCCAACTGCCTCAATGCTGTTTCATTAGCCAAAATGCTGAATCTTTCAAACTCAGCAATTAGGGATGCCCTCAGCCGATTCGGTGGTTCTTTTCGGGAAAATCCCGGAAGAGGAAACTTTATTCACATTGATGGTGTCACCGTCCTCATGGATTTTGCCCATAATCCCCACGGGATGAAGGCGATTATCGAAATGGTTCGGCAGGTACCGGCCAGACGGAGACTGATTCTGGTGGGGCAAGCTGGAGACCGGAGCAACAGAGACATTCGAGCATTGGTGGAGGCCACTGCGGCACTCGAGTTTGACAGAGTGATTGCTGCCGAAATCCCGAAAAAACTCAGAGGGAGAAAATCGGGGGAAGTGTCCGGCCTGATCAGGAGCGCTTTCGAGGAACTCGGGTTAGGACGAGATGATGTTGAATTGTCACCGGATTACCTGAACGGCGTGAGGTCAGCCTTGGAGTGGTCCCAAAGCGGTGACCTTCTGCTATTGCTCGTCCTCGATCAAAAAGAAGAAGTCTTCGAATTC encodes the following:
- a CDS encoding cyanophycin synthetase; the protein is VLNADDSGIVEYSKGISQAVCWFTLDESNPVVRQHIGAGGVACFLEGIQIVYAASCGIEQIMNIEDIPITMKGAARYNIANCLNAVSLAKMLNLSNSAIRDALSRFGGSFRENPGRGNFIHIDGVTVLMDFAHNPHGMKAIIEMVRQVPARRRLILVGQAGDRSNRDIRALVEATAALEFDRVIAAEIPKKLRGRKSGEVSGLIRSAFEELGLGRDDVELSPDYLNGVRSALEWSQSGDLLLLLVLDQKEEVFEFIRSRETS